In a single window of the Longibacter salinarum genome:
- a CDS encoding multiheme c-type cytochrome — MSSFRSIFLAVVIAGGLVVAAFFLSANRPSIETEQPTAELVKATGKCASCHRQETPAIVTAHERSPHVQEGVNCLDCHRPQKGQEVLEHRGFEISQSLTSKNCQQCHADAYRQFTRSRHGAPAWAAVHGSKDFTEEQIERSEKFHEGAVKRPPNELARLEGEAATQVGCEGCHSIGKPNDDGSIGQCTQCHTRHRASVEFARQPRTCGSCHMGPDHSQLEIYRESKHGVIYSTYKDEFNMDVDPSELTVEDMPAPTCATCHMSGQGNLSATHDVTERLSWWLFAPVSEKRPTYAQGQAAMKEACANCHTQQHTDEYYEGAEAVVRATNEKVETYMSLVQKLRDEGVLSEEPFDEELEFAIFDFWHYYGRTAKHGAFMNGADYVQWHGNYELLHYWVKLRDAAKKNGISVDEYDIGYEEPQPAAASSE, encoded by the coding sequence ATGAGCTCCTTCCGTTCGATCTTCCTCGCCGTCGTCATCGCCGGCGGTCTGGTCGTCGCCGCCTTCTTCCTCTCGGCCAACCGACCCTCCATCGAAACCGAGCAGCCCACGGCCGAGCTCGTAAAGGCAACCGGAAAGTGCGCCTCGTGCCACCGACAGGAAACGCCGGCAATCGTCACAGCCCACGAGCGGAGTCCGCACGTGCAGGAGGGCGTCAACTGCCTGGATTGCCACCGTCCTCAGAAAGGGCAAGAGGTTCTGGAGCACCGTGGATTCGAAATCAGCCAGTCTCTGACGTCCAAAAACTGTCAGCAGTGCCACGCAGACGCCTATCGCCAATTCACGCGGAGCCGTCATGGCGCTCCGGCCTGGGCAGCTGTTCACGGCTCAAAGGACTTTACAGAGGAGCAGATCGAGCGGTCGGAGAAATTCCACGAGGGGGCCGTCAAGCGTCCGCCGAACGAACTCGCCCGTCTTGAGGGCGAAGCGGCAACCCAGGTTGGGTGCGAAGGCTGTCACTCGATCGGAAAACCGAACGACGACGGCTCCATCGGGCAGTGCACGCAGTGCCACACGAGGCACCGTGCCTCCGTCGAATTTGCGCGTCAGCCACGAACATGCGGGTCGTGCCACATGGGACCGGATCACTCGCAGCTCGAGATCTACCGCGAGTCGAAGCACGGCGTGATCTATTCGACGTACAAGGACGAATTCAATATGGACGTGGACCCGTCCGAACTCACTGTGGAAGATATGCCCGCGCCGACCTGCGCCACGTGCCACATGAGCGGTCAAGGCAATCTCTCAGCCACACATGACGTCACCGAGCGACTCTCCTGGTGGCTCTTCGCGCCGGTCTCGGAGAAACGACCGACCTACGCACAGGGACAGGCCGCGATGAAAGAGGCCTGCGCAAACTGCCACACACAACAGCACACGGACGAGTATTACGAAGGCGCAGAGGCCGTTGTACGAGCGACAAACGAGAAGGTCGAAACGTACATGTCGCTCGTTCAAAAGCTTCGCGACGAGGGCGTTCTTTCGGAGGAGCCATTCGACGAGGAGCTCGAGTTCGCCATCTTTGACTTCTGGCACTACTACGGACGGACAGCGAAGCACGGTGCGTTTATGAATGGCGCCGACTACGTCCAGTGGCACGGCAATTATGAGCTCCTGCACTACTGGGTCAAGCTCCGCGATGCAGCAAAGAAGAATGGCATCTCGGTCGACGAGTACGATATCGGATACGAGGAGCCACAGCCGGCCGCCGCGTCCTCCGAGTAA
- the cas5e gene encoding type I-E CRISPR-associated protein Cas5/CasD, whose translation MDVLFLRFDAPMMSFGGPIIDNRGVIQAYPALSMITGLLGNALGVDHSEHERLQDLQERIRHAVRRDREGKRLQDYQTVDFSKPYMDDARAWTTDGRLEQRKGGSASSGTHIRERDYLAGACYTIALTLDRPSESPTLDDLADALRAPARPLFIGRKPCLPAEPLYAGRTTAEDLTAALSDPEFFPNERDDGPYAIWMEADRDDPQARPYTDRRDWQNQVHTGQRWVKEDHVEIATSA comes from the coding sequence ATGGATGTACTTTTCCTTCGATTCGACGCTCCGATGATGAGCTTCGGCGGCCCGATCATCGACAATCGCGGTGTGATTCAGGCATACCCGGCGCTGTCGATGATTACGGGCCTGCTCGGCAACGCCCTCGGCGTTGATCATAGCGAACACGAGCGACTGCAGGACTTGCAGGAGCGGATCCGCCATGCCGTCCGCCGCGACCGAGAGGGCAAGCGGCTTCAGGACTACCAGACAGTGGACTTTTCGAAGCCGTACATGGACGACGCACGAGCCTGGACGACCGACGGCAGGCTGGAGCAGCGAAAGGGCGGCTCGGCCAGTTCGGGGACGCATATCCGCGAGCGCGATTACCTCGCCGGAGCGTGCTACACAATTGCACTGACTCTCGACCGTCCCTCCGAGTCTCCGACGCTAGACGATCTGGCCGATGCACTCCGTGCCCCGGCTCGTCCTCTCTTCATTGGTCGCAAGCCGTGTCTCCCTGCCGAGCCGTTGTACGCCGGGCGAACCACCGCAGAGGACTTGACAGCAGCACTGTCCGATCCGGAGTTCTTTCCGAATGAACGGGATGACGGGCCGTACGCCATCTGGATGGAGGCGGACCGCGACGATCCACAGGCGCGCCCCTATACCGACCGCCGCGACTGGCAGAACCAGGTGCACACGGGCCAGCGATGGGTCAAAGAGGACCACGTGGAGATCGCCACGTCGGCATAG
- the casA gene encoding type I-E CRISPR-associated protein Cse1/CasA: MEAEENKFSLLDDGLFRVRGDDGVRECSLPEVLAALQADAVASFDGLQAHQEQAWYAFLVQLAAMIRARTDRTGDLDTSDWRSGCLDLAEGNENAWHLVVSDVTEPAFMQSPVPEGSLDEAKYKSDIPSPSSLDVLVTSKNHDVKQTPIRYPRTEHWIYALITLQTMEGFLGRGNYGIARMNGGFGNRPLVGLAPGLSFGERFRRDVRVLAETHDDTVLWDADGRFKLLWTEPWDGAKASAISLDNCDPYVIEICRRIRFTMDDGSLTCWRANTKGQRLNVPSSLSGQTEDPWTPVDKGEDKALTLGGGGFTYRKLTDILSGNYERPVTLERQSNDAGAMFVTARSLVRGQGKTEGLHHRDIFVPGEASGFFSQGSDLWQKLAEISEQRVEMVQEVESRVLRPAVAALLTGGRRDEQPDWDVVQPWIDAFDTRVNEVFFEKLWAAVNLDKRQAQNAWEHFLKTEACSQFEAATENVPIPDLRKWRALSAARSIFESRIRDTLEMAYDDESSSTDTDE; the protein is encoded by the coding sequence ATGGAAGCAGAAGAGAATAAATTTTCCCTTCTCGACGACGGACTGTTTCGCGTTCGCGGCGATGACGGTGTGCGGGAGTGCTCGTTGCCGGAGGTCCTGGCGGCGCTGCAGGCGGATGCCGTGGCGAGCTTCGACGGTCTGCAGGCGCATCAGGAGCAGGCGTGGTATGCATTCCTCGTCCAGCTTGCGGCGATGATCCGCGCGCGCACCGACCGCACCGGCGACCTCGATACGTCCGACTGGCGCAGCGGCTGTCTCGACCTGGCCGAGGGCAACGAAAATGCCTGGCACCTGGTCGTTTCTGACGTTACCGAGCCGGCGTTCATGCAGTCGCCGGTCCCGGAAGGATCGCTCGACGAGGCAAAGTACAAGAGCGACATTCCATCGCCGTCGTCGCTGGACGTGCTGGTCACGTCCAAGAACCACGACGTGAAGCAAACTCCGATTCGCTACCCGCGGACGGAGCACTGGATCTACGCGTTGATCACGCTGCAGACCATGGAGGGCTTCCTCGGTCGTGGCAATTACGGGATTGCGCGTATGAACGGAGGGTTCGGGAATCGTCCGCTTGTGGGGCTGGCCCCTGGGCTATCGTTCGGGGAGCGGTTTCGGCGCGATGTGCGTGTGCTTGCAGAGACCCACGACGACACGGTGCTCTGGGATGCGGACGGCCGATTCAAACTACTCTGGACCGAGCCGTGGGACGGCGCGAAGGCAAGCGCGATCTCGCTGGACAACTGTGACCCGTACGTGATCGAGATCTGCCGGCGCATCCGGTTCACGATGGATGACGGCTCGCTGACCTGCTGGCGGGCGAACACAAAGGGACAGCGTCTCAACGTGCCGTCGTCGCTCAGCGGACAAACGGAAGACCCGTGGACGCCGGTTGATAAGGGCGAAGACAAGGCGCTGACGCTTGGTGGCGGCGGGTTTACGTACCGCAAGCTCACCGATATTCTCAGCGGAAATTATGAGCGGCCGGTCACCCTTGAGCGGCAGTCTAATGATGCCGGGGCCATGTTCGTAACGGCCCGGAGTCTCGTGCGTGGTCAGGGGAAAACGGAAGGTCTGCACCACCGAGATATTTTTGTACCGGGAGAAGCGAGCGGTTTCTTTTCTCAAGGAAGCGACCTTTGGCAGAAGCTCGCCGAGATCTCCGAGCAACGTGTGGAGATGGTGCAGGAGGTTGAGTCTCGCGTACTGCGCCCGGCTGTGGCGGCGCTCCTCACAGGCGGCCGGCGGGACGAGCAACCCGATTGGGATGTCGTTCAGCCGTGGATCGATGCCTTCGACACTCGGGTCAACGAGGTCTTTTTCGAAAAGCTGTGGGCCGCCGTCAATCTCGACAAACGTCAAGCCCAGAACGCCTGGGAGCATTTTCTGAAAACAGAGGCCTGCAGTCAGTTCGAGGCGGCGACCGAAAACGTGCCCATTCCGGACCTGCGCAAATGGCGCGCCCTCAGCGCCGCCCGATCCATTTTCGAGAGCCGAATCCGCGACACGCTGGAGATGGCGTACGACGACGAATCTTCTTCAACCGACACGGACGAATAG
- the casB gene encoding type I-E CRISPR-associated protein Cse2/CasB, with protein sequence MYRFQQTKYARADAATGETPAADASTTTSEDEISRRLNSAIGKIARRMGPDGEMSNGNIAELRRISSENPFTPALWKVLFDYDLENARLGLDQDTYERRMATLLMGMAHCAGLHDYGTSLGQALAEAGWSELRFVRLMEARGETLESLIRRLAQYLASKGQPANWVDVARLLLQQEGDKAETTRLNISRSYYGTLYSKENTE encoded by the coding sequence ATGTACCGATTTCAGCAAACGAAGTACGCCCGGGCCGATGCGGCGACGGGAGAGACACCGGCCGCGGATGCATCGACCACGACATCTGAAGACGAGATCTCAAGGCGACTGAACAGCGCCATTGGAAAGATCGCGCGTCGCATGGGACCGGACGGCGAGATGTCGAACGGAAATATCGCGGAGTTGCGGCGGATTTCTTCTGAGAACCCCTTTACCCCTGCACTCTGGAAGGTGTTATTCGACTACGACCTGGAGAATGCCCGGCTCGGACTCGACCAGGACACATACGAGCGCCGGATGGCGACCCTCCTCATGGGAATGGCGCATTGTGCCGGGCTCCACGATTACGGCACGTCGCTCGGGCAAGCGCTCGCGGAGGCCGGATGGTCGGAGCTTCGGTTCGTCCGGCTCATGGAGGCACGGGGCGAAACCCTCGAGTCCCTCATCCGCCGCCTCGCGCAGTACCTCGCAAGCAAAGGACAGCCTGCGAACTGGGTCGACGTTGCGCGGCTTCTTCTCCAACAAGAAGGCGATAAAGCAGAAACGACACGGCTTAACATCTCCCGGAGCTACTACGGCACGCTCTATAGCAAGGAAAACACCGAATGA
- a CDS encoding 3'-5' exonuclease encodes MAPLRFLDIETSGLRADRGARITEIALLSDRDVKLDWCYDECGEIGSEAHDVAVHSQLAHLVRGMSETVIVAHNAPFDLKFIAYEARRLGVRGLDVRVIDTLALSRRLHPDLRNHRLETLAEAFGLSAPGPFHTAMTDANVTRSLFQHLQTDGALDTLGDAGIRRLRWSEPME; translated from the coding sequence GTGGCTCCCCTCCGGTTTCTCGACATCGAAACCTCGGGGCTGCGCGCCGACCGCGGGGCACGGATTACGGAGATTGCGTTGCTGTCCGATCGTGACGTGAAGCTCGACTGGTGCTACGACGAATGTGGCGAGATCGGATCGGAGGCTCACGATGTAGCGGTGCACTCACAACTCGCTCATCTCGTTCGGGGCATGTCGGAAACCGTTATCGTCGCGCACAACGCTCCGTTCGACCTTAAATTTATCGCGTACGAGGCGCGGAGACTTGGCGTACGGGGTCTGGACGTTCGGGTGATCGACACGCTCGCACTGTCGCGACGGCTTCACCCGGACCTCCGGAACCATCGGCTGGAGACGCTGGCGGAGGCGTTCGGGCTTTCCGCTCCCGGTCCATTCCATACCGCGATGACGGATGCTAATGTCACGCGCTCCCTCTTTCAGCATTTACAGACGGACGGAGCGCTCGACACGCTCGGTGACGCAGGCATTCGGCGCCTCCGGTGGTCGGAGCCGATGGAATAG
- the cas7e gene encoding type I-E CRISPR-associated protein Cas7/Cse4/CasC codes for MFLQFHTLTSYPGTLLNRDDAGFAKRLPFGGSTRIRVSSQCLKYHWRNFDGENALYRMDVPKSLRSRETFRRRIAQPLIDDGYPEPLVYAVTLSLKERVVSGGTANKSDVKKAIQAEEPKEISEALDTNQVTILGAPEMNYLHDLAADVLDSVEDEFSVFWEDNGEPDSDAVGDAADAIRKSDLLKAKDVKKNLKGLSLASGLDAALFGRMATSDVLARGDAAIHVAHAFTTHKGEAESDYFSAVDELRRDEPEESGEMGAGHINSQELTSGLFYSYVVIDVSLLVSNLEGCPREEWTEADHTLASSVVERFVHLMATVSPGAKLGSTAPYSYAQCMIGEAGTAQPRTLANAFQTAVPRNDVLNSSMASLAEHIEGMNGMYGSTNDVRLAAMGETDALADALGVEDTVSVPEIAEWSAGVVRGA; via the coding sequence ATGTTTCTTCAGTTCCACACCCTGACCTCGTATCCCGGCACGCTCCTCAACCGCGATGACGCCGGCTTCGCCAAACGCTTGCCCTTCGGCGGCTCGACGCGAATCCGCGTGTCCTCGCAGTGCCTGAAATACCACTGGCGCAACTTCGACGGCGAGAATGCCCTCTACCGGATGGATGTGCCGAAGTCGCTTCGGTCGCGCGAAACGTTCCGCCGCCGCATCGCTCAGCCGCTCATCGACGACGGATATCCCGAGCCGCTCGTTTACGCCGTGACGCTTTCGCTGAAGGAGCGGGTCGTCTCCGGGGGTACCGCAAATAAGTCGGATGTTAAGAAAGCCATCCAGGCGGAAGAGCCGAAAGAGATCTCCGAAGCGCTGGACACGAATCAGGTGACGATTCTCGGCGCACCGGAGATGAACTACCTTCACGACCTGGCCGCCGACGTGCTCGACAGCGTCGAGGATGAGTTTTCGGTGTTCTGGGAGGACAACGGGGAGCCGGACAGCGATGCCGTGGGCGACGCCGCGGATGCCATCCGGAAGTCCGATCTCCTAAAGGCAAAGGATGTCAAGAAAAACCTGAAGGGGCTGTCTCTGGCTTCGGGACTCGATGCCGCACTGTTCGGGCGTATGGCGACGAGCGACGTGCTTGCGCGAGGCGATGCGGCCATTCACGTTGCCCACGCTTTTACGACGCACAAAGGTGAGGCGGAGAGCGACTACTTCTCTGCGGTGGATGAACTGCGACGGGACGAGCCAGAGGAGAGTGGCGAAATGGGCGCCGGACACATCAATAGCCAGGAGCTGACGAGCGGGCTGTTCTACAGCTACGTCGTCATCGACGTGTCGCTTCTCGTGTCGAACCTCGAAGGCTGTCCGCGAGAGGAGTGGACCGAGGCGGATCATACGCTCGCGTCTTCGGTCGTGGAGCGGTTTGTGCATCTCATGGCAACGGTTTCCCCCGGGGCCAAACTCGGTTCGACCGCGCCGTACAGCTACGCGCAGTGCATGATCGGTGAGGCCGGCACCGCTCAGCCCCGAACGCTCGCCAACGCCTTCCAGACGGCGGTCCCGCGCAACGACGTGTTGAACAGCAGCATGGCGTCCCTGGCGGAGCACATCGAGGGAATGAACGGGATGTACGGATCGACGAATGACGTGCGATTGGCCGCGATGGGCGAGACGGATGCTCTGGCCGATGCCCTCGGCGTGGAGGACACCGTCTCCGTTCCGGAAATCGCGGAATGGTCTGCCGGGGTCGTCCGCGGCGCGTAA
- the cas3 gene encoding CRISPR-associated helicase Cas3', which translates to MMEGRPDTTQFWAKLEYGDDGRRASDITAWHPLLAHSADVAAALEVLLRDTIVGRRLAGLGGLVELGPIRIARLCALATIHDAGKANHGFQDRAFKGGARRKGHQKPIIQVGDDGGLSDRIWVPLEIGSMMRWFRERIDLKSFLHTTWSHHGRPVKAKGGISYAIWDDNNRRSPAEEIARLGKAALHWFPDAFQSGDLLPGATGPFEHAFNGALTLADWIGSSFPFWNPDEDGDPNDLDALITRARRLAEDRLQKRALIAAPFQSAIADRVPFGGVLDDPGWTPRPVQSVTADRPIFEEGALTILESDTGSGKTEAALERFFHLYEKGAVDGLYFALPTRTAARQIYNRVERVVKRVFEVHDADPPPVIQAVPGYIEADGVKGVPIDRFDVQWHDDMEEDVARERRWAAEQPKQYLAGSVVIGTVDQALLSALQTRYAHARGTALLRHFLVVDEVHASDMYMTQILNAVLDHHLSAGGHALLMSATLGTAARIAFSEQKTGRQHVPDVEEAMRAGYPLVTHVSAERHTPDPQATDPSGYRKAVEMQVAPVAGDPDAIAQRAIEAARDGARVLIIRNRVEDCIDVQKAVEAHLAPDERDLLLQVHGTPAPHHSRFAKADRSALDDAIETAFGKDEPIRGVIAVATQTVQMSLDLSASLMITDLCPVDVLLQRIGRLHRHGRDEHPAGYDVPRCVVLTPESREMAEWIWEGRGDLQDMAIKGPHGLGTVYQDLRVIEATWRLVEPGDGDEMVTWTIPDDNRKLVERGTNPHVLDRIMDENMGREDATAWQKHADYLFGQNSAAKLSAKNVCLPYDRPFMNVTFPDDDINAAKTRLGLDDVTVELPEAVPSPFQPDGPAVVRRFSIPRYWLRDRDDDTPLPDDFDVTVEQDCDRTGGNIILTLLGKSFLYSRLGFRKRG; encoded by the coding sequence ATGATGGAGGGACGTCCTGATACGACGCAGTTCTGGGCGAAGCTGGAATACGGAGACGATGGTAGACGTGCGTCTGATATCACGGCGTGGCACCCGCTTCTCGCGCACTCGGCCGACGTGGCGGCTGCTCTCGAGGTGCTCCTGCGTGATACGATTGTCGGGCGAAGGCTTGCTGGCCTCGGTGGGCTCGTTGAACTTGGACCGATCCGTATCGCTCGTCTCTGCGCCCTCGCCACGATTCACGACGCGGGCAAAGCGAACCATGGTTTTCAGGACCGGGCGTTCAAGGGAGGGGCAAGGCGAAAGGGACATCAGAAGCCGATCATTCAAGTCGGAGACGATGGTGGTCTTTCGGATCGGATCTGGGTACCGCTGGAGATTGGAAGCATGATGCGGTGGTTCCGCGAGAGGATTGACTTGAAGTCATTTCTCCATACCACGTGGTCTCATCACGGGAGGCCTGTGAAGGCAAAGGGAGGCATCTCATATGCGATCTGGGATGACAACAACCGTCGATCGCCGGCTGAGGAGATCGCGCGCTTGGGTAAAGCTGCTCTGCACTGGTTCCCGGATGCCTTCCAAAGCGGAGATCTGCTCCCCGGCGCGACTGGTCCGTTTGAGCATGCGTTCAATGGGGCGCTCACGCTGGCCGACTGGATCGGCTCGAGCTTTCCGTTCTGGAATCCGGACGAAGACGGCGATCCCAACGACCTGGACGCGCTCATCACGCGGGCTCGGCGTCTGGCCGAAGATCGATTGCAGAAGCGAGCCCTCATCGCGGCGCCGTTTCAGTCCGCCATCGCCGACCGTGTGCCATTCGGCGGGGTGCTGGACGATCCGGGATGGACGCCTCGCCCCGTTCAGTCGGTGACTGCTGATCGACCGATATTCGAGGAGGGAGCGCTGACGATCCTGGAGTCGGATACCGGCTCGGGAAAAACGGAGGCGGCGCTGGAGCGATTCTTTCACTTGTACGAGAAGGGGGCCGTTGACGGGCTGTACTTTGCGCTGCCGACGCGAACGGCCGCACGGCAGATCTACAACCGCGTGGAGCGAGTCGTAAAGCGCGTATTCGAGGTCCACGACGCCGATCCGCCGCCCGTGATTCAAGCTGTGCCGGGATACATCGAAGCCGACGGCGTGAAGGGCGTGCCGATCGACCGGTTCGATGTGCAATGGCACGACGATATGGAGGAAGACGTCGCCCGCGAGCGACGGTGGGCCGCCGAGCAGCCCAAGCAGTATCTCGCTGGATCGGTCGTGATCGGAACGGTGGACCAGGCACTACTGTCGGCGCTACAGACGCGCTACGCCCATGCTCGCGGCACGGCACTTCTCCGGCATTTCCTTGTGGTGGATGAGGTGCATGCGTCGGACATGTACATGACGCAGATCCTAAATGCCGTCCTGGACCATCACCTCTCCGCCGGGGGACACGCCCTCTTGATGTCCGCCACCCTTGGTACGGCAGCGCGCATAGCGTTTTCAGAACAGAAGACCGGCCGTCAGCACGTACCGGATGTAGAGGAGGCCATGAGGGCCGGCTACCCGCTCGTAACGCACGTCTCAGCCGAGCGACATACGCCGGATCCGCAGGCGACTGATCCGTCTGGATACCGGAAGGCAGTCGAAATGCAGGTTGCTCCCGTTGCCGGGGATCCGGACGCCATTGCCCAACGCGCGATCGAAGCGGCCCGCGATGGAGCTCGAGTCCTCATCATTCGGAACCGGGTGGAAGACTGCATTGATGTGCAGAAGGCGGTCGAGGCGCACCTTGCACCCGATGAGCGGGATCTTCTTCTACAGGTTCACGGCACGCCCGCACCGCATCATTCTCGTTTCGCGAAGGCAGATCGGTCGGCGCTGGATGATGCGATCGAGACGGCCTTCGGAAAGGACGAACCGATTCGAGGCGTCATCGCGGTGGCAACACAGACCGTCCAGATGTCTCTCGACCTGTCGGCATCGCTGATGATTACGGATCTATGCCCCGTAGATGTGCTTTTGCAGCGGATCGGGCGGCTCCACCGGCATGGTCGCGATGAGCATCCTGCTGGCTACGATGTGCCGCGATGCGTCGTGCTGACGCCGGAATCACGTGAGATGGCGGAATGGATATGGGAGGGACGCGGGGACCTGCAGGATATGGCGATCAAGGGGCCGCACGGCCTCGGCACGGTCTATCAGGATCTGCGCGTGATCGAAGCGACGTGGCGATTGGTCGAGCCGGGAGATGGAGACGAGATGGTGACCTGGACGATTCCCGACGATAACCGAAAGCTCGTTGAGCGCGGCACAAACCCGCACGTCCTCGACCGGATCATGGACGAGAACATGGGGCGGGAAGACGCTACCGCGTGGCAGAAGCACGCCGATTATCTCTTCGGTCAAAACAGCGCCGCAAAGCTCAGCGCAAAGAACGTTTGCCTCCCGTACGACCGGCCCTTCATGAACGTCACTTTCCCGGACGACGATATCAATGCCGCAAAGACGCGCCTGGGTCTCGACGACGTCACAGTGGAGCTTCCCGAAGCGGTTCCGAGTCCGTTTCAGCCGGACGGACCCGCCGTCGTCCGCCGATTCTCGATCCCGAGATACTGGCTGCGCGACCGCGATGATGATACGCCGCTACCGGATGACTTTGATGTCACAGTCGAACAGGACTGCGATCGGACCGGTGGTAATATTATCTTAACATTATTGGGTAAATCGTTTCTATACAGTCGGTTAGGGTTTAGGAAGCGCGGTTAG
- a CDS encoding ABC transporter ATP-binding protein: MLDNCDLEIRGGMCLCVLGRNGAGKSTLIHLLADLIAPDSGGVRIDELSYADHSVEIKSRLGVFPEQNPAIPELTGDEYLEFVGRLHGLPEADRVERSASLIKFFFDGAYPTDTRIKNYSAGMRQKIGLIGALLHKPSHLILDEPFASLDPPSAMQLVNLLNDYRSSQRTMLISSHDLAYAEQVATHVTLLEGGHLSEPQPIESLAEGTAGQRLLEFFGDNHESVPEWLTQA, encoded by the coding sequence GTGCTAGACAACTGCGACCTGGAAATCAGAGGAGGAATGTGTTTGTGCGTGCTCGGACGGAATGGTGCGGGGAAGAGCACGCTCATCCACCTACTTGCAGACTTGATCGCCCCGGATTCTGGCGGCGTGCGGATCGATGAGCTGAGTTACGCAGACCATTCGGTCGAGATTAAGTCGCGGCTTGGCGTGTTTCCGGAGCAGAACCCGGCGATTCCCGAGCTGACCGGCGACGAGTATCTTGAATTCGTCGGCCGCCTCCACGGGTTACCCGAAGCAGATCGGGTCGAACGGTCGGCAAGCCTGATCAAGTTCTTTTTCGATGGCGCGTATCCCACGGACACTCGTATCAAGAACTACTCAGCGGGGATGCGTCAGAAGATCGGCTTGATTGGAGCCTTGCTCCATAAGCCGTCCCATCTGATTCTCGACGAGCCTTTTGCGTCTCTCGATCCGCCCTCGGCCATGCAGCTCGTCAACCTCTTGAATGACTATCGGTCTTCGCAGCGGACGATGCTGATTTCCTCCCACGATCTTGCCTACGCAGAGCAAGTGGCGACACACGTGACGCTTCTGGAAGGCGGCCACCTCTCCGAGCCTCAGCCTATCGAGAGTCTAGCAGAGGGGACGGCGGGACAGCGTCTGCTCGAGTTCTTTGGCGATAACCACGAGTCCGTTCCGGAATGGCTAACCCAAGCTTGA